One stretch of Monomorium pharaonis isolate MP-MQ-018 chromosome 10, ASM1337386v2, whole genome shotgun sequence DNA includes these proteins:
- the LOC118647640 gene encoding uncharacterized protein LOC118647640, with product MEHVSNIQRDTVEDVFIEPNSKNFDDDGFVAVWIDLFGNNFRDKFPNDFDAWNVKKQSSWIKQNLAIFFPNVPHTILSFISAAYCQLDFYRSPEELPEWMNMDKYRRGQKFVQNHYFSIIMAKFMGLICIFSFKEGLSAFLLGEHSHTPYLGFKKYISTIIRMSNWYKGDPWVKGTKAYKDMQVTCRMHLAVRKKVCQMEHEQITSACTFANPWSLDRELLLKDFASAGLPEKFEPDKFVSKLPCKPKGINNSDFAIAQGAFVTLPLLYSQSIGIYNATDEDLEAFCHMWKCFGYFLGLEDEYNFCRGSLEEIKQRGRDLQYWIKEHFKELTPEWEHTSRCLVNSINYIVTYYMPFKVMILFITDALDLNMPHLYASLSYAELITYKIYKALFYALKFSSVRAIINKIALKLINRAANFNAEKLEKIHEQSKKIVPDFSLT from the exons ATGGAGCATGTTAGTAATATTCAGCGTGACACAGTTGAAGACGTTTTCATAGAAcctaattcaaaaaattttgatgatgATGGATTTGTAGCAGTATGGATAGACTTGTTTGGAAACAATTTCCGAGATAAATTTCCAAATGATTTTGATGCTTGGAACGTAAAGAAGCAATCAAGTTGGATAAAACAGAACTTAGCGATATTTTTTCCAAACGTGCCACATACAATACTGAGCTTCATTTCGGCTGCTTATTGccaattagatttttatcGATCTCCAGAAGAATTACCTGAATGGATGAATATGGATAAATATCGGAGAGGGCAAAAATTTGTccaaaatcattatttctccATTATTATGGCCAAATTTATGGgtcttatttgtatattttcattCAAAGAAGGACTATCAGCATTTCTTCTGGGAGAACACAGTCACACTCCATATTTAGGATTCAAAaa gtaCATATCGACGATAATACGAATGTCAAATTGGTATAAAGGAGATCCTTGGGTTAAGGGAACTAAAGCTTATAAGGACATGCAAGTAACATGCAGAATGCACTTGGCGGTAAGAAAGAAAGTGTGTCAGATGGAGCATGAGCAAATTACTTCTGCGTGTACATTTGCAAATCCATGGAGTTTAGACCGTGAATTGCTTCTGAAAGATTTTGCTTCAGCTGGTCTACCTGAAAAATTCGAACCTGATAAATTTGTCAGTAAATTACCATGCAAACCAAAGGGTATAAATAACTCGGATTTCGCAATTGCCCAGGGCGCTTTTGTAACTCTGCCTTTGCTCTATTCACAAAGCATTGGAATATACAACGCGACTGACGAAGATTTGGAAGCCTTCTGCCATATGTGGAAGTGTTTTGGATATTTTCTCGGATTAGAAGATGA gTACAATTTTTGCCGTGGCAGTCTCGAGGAAATAAAACAACGTGGACGTGATCTTCAATATTGGATAAAAGAACATTTCAAAGAGTTGACACCAGAATGGGAGCATACTTCGAGGTGTCTTGTCAActcgattaattatattgtaacatattatatgcCTTTTAAGGTGATGATATTATTCATTACAGATGCATTAGATTTAAACATGCCTCATTTATACGCATCACTTAGTTATGCAGAGTTAATCACGTATAAGATCTATAA AGCTTTATTCTacgcattaaaattttcaagtgtAAGagctattattaataaaatagcatTGAAACTAATTAATAGAGCAGCAAACTTCAATGcggaaaaattagaaaaaattcacGAGCAATCAAAAAAAATAGTACCAGATTTCTCTCTTACGTAA
- the LOC118647644 gene encoding uncharacterized protein LOC118647644 isoform X1, protein MTAAATSSAAIFAVTLAAVWVAGGYFLDACCPPPLWSFGQSAIRCLLCLHRKQYKLWTKTDITANAGLPPNTTTVQTRVPKSPRRAPVANQNLFAPLRRFWGEFSNVQQYVISARSSRRLRYSGVDPAVIGIMYFYYVTRRRGSPHELSR, encoded by the exons ATGACCGCCGCTGCCACCTCATCGGCCGCCATCTTTGCTGTCACGCTCGCCGCCGTCTGGGTAGCCGGGGGTTACTTCCTGGATGCCTGCTGTCCGCCGCCTCTTTGGTCATTCGGGCAATCGGCTATCCGATGCCTCTTATGTTTACACAGAAAGCAG TACAAGCTTTGGACTAAAACGGATATCACAGCAAACGCGGGACTGCCGCCGAACACCACCACAGTTCAAACGAGAGTGCCGAAATctccgcgccgcgcgccggtcGCTAACCAGAATTTGTTCGCCCCGCTTCGACGCTTTTGGGGAGAATTCTCGAACGTTCAGCAGTACGTCATTTCCGCTCGGAGCTCGCGCCGACTCCGATATTCCGGAGTTGACCCAGCTGTTATAGGGATTATGTATTTCTATTATGTTACGCGTCGTCGCGGAAGTCCCCACGAGCTTTCGAGGTAA
- the LOC118647644 gene encoding uncharacterized protein LOC118647644 isoform X2: MPLMFTQKAVCPGENRVIGFLVVSALASRIGLTSSRKHVIVSCLTDKAVLSSVPAVKRPSSEVDADWPFFRSVVSFAVPCAFIGKSTQVLDDGLHERYLLRDRLNTITQPLAGAAPPS; encoded by the exons ATGCCTCTTATGTTTACACAGAAAGCAG TTTGCCCCGGGGAAAACCGCGTCATCGGTTTCTTGGTCGTGTCTGCACTAGCTTCCAGAATCGGCTTGACTTCATCGAGGAAGCACGTTATTGTATCCTGCTTAACTGATAAAGCGGTCCTTAGCAG TGTTCCTGCTGTCAAGAGGCCTTCCTCTGAGGTCGACGCGGATTGGCCTTTCTTTCGTTCCGTCGTCTCATTCGCAGTTCCCTGTGCCTTCATCGGGAAGTCTACTCAAGTGCTCGATGACGGCCTCCACGAGCGCTATCTTCTCCGAGACCGCCTCAATACCATAACTCAGCCTCTCGCTGGAGCTGCTCCACCGTCATAG
- the LOC118647635 gene encoding uncharacterized protein LOC118647635 produces the protein MSLIEVDFANEPWPIIKDIVSTKMYERFCNDTTLSKDYHEMLLKQRDIFYSPVLDKGTLIEIDITGGKYKYKELITANMFLRMHNDTTLKEDWKEMLSLKMNIKCENDEMDEFIYIDKNKNNTCTETQFPECSESSSSTSFIYTPSALDDVQWLLKKTWFFIEERFKREKKFQNPKSHVDKYWNEILQLMISNGYTECKKKGIHGLKTKFKNLMVSYRRNADKRRKKTGESSIKWPYFDRFDEVYGEKNNVNPPKTHLASTFTATQKRKKNDIELASAENKENGDELDSDTVEVENAQFIDDYTDDSSSTNESTVQIKKKRLSVNEKMVEILDRNLQTKIDQWQEKKALKELQNKALMYVGDCIKSLCNKKEDNNN, from the exons ATGTCATTAATTGAAGTTGATTTTGCAAATGAACCATGGCCAATTATTAAAGACATTGTATCAACAAAAATGTACGAGCGATTTTGCAATg ATACAACACTAAGTAAGGATTATCACGAGATGCTATTAAAacaaagagatattttttattcaccaGTCTTAGATAAAGGTACCTTAATAGAAATAGATATTACTGGtggaaaatacaaatataaagagTTAATAACAGCAAACATGTTTCTCCGAATGCATAATg aTACTACATTGAAAGAAGATTGGAAAGAAATGCTTTCACtgaaaatgaatataaaatgtgaaaatgaTGAAATGGATGAATTTAtctatattgataaaaataaaaataatacttgcACTGAAACACAGTTTCCTGAATGTAGTGAATCTAGTTCATCCAcctcatttatatatactccGTCGGCTTTAGATGATGTTCAATGGCTACTTAAAAAAACGTGGTTTTTCATCGAAGAACGTTTCAAACGCGAAAAAAAGTTTCAGAATCCTAAATCTCATGTTGATAAATATTGGAATGAAATTCTTCAGTTAATGATTAGTAATGGTTATACGGagtgcaaaaaaaaagggatacatggcttaaaaacaaaatttaaaaatcttatggTTTCCTATAGAAGAAATGCAGATAAAAGACGAAAAAAGACTGGAGAATCTTCAATAAAATGGCCATATTTTGACCGTTTTGATGAAGTTTATGGAGAAAAGAACAATGTGAATCCACCAAAAACACATTTGGCAAGTACATTTACTGCAActcaaaaaagaaagaaaaatgacaTAGAATTGGCTTCAGcagaaaacaaagaaaatggAGATGAGTTAGATTCAGATACAGTTGAAGttgaaaatgcacaatttaTTGATGATTATACAGATGATTCTTCATCTACTAATGAAAGTACAgtacaaattaagaaaaaacgaCTTTCGGTAAATGAGAAAATGGTTGAAATATTGGATAGGAATCTTCAAACAAAAATAGATCAATGGCAGGAAAAAAAAGCTCTGAAAGAGTTACAAAATAAAGCACTTATGTACGTAGGTGACTGCATAAAATctttatgcaataaaaaggaagacaataataattaa